The DNA sequence gcgagtggtgacgaatgagcCCACGTTGGCATACTGACATACCTGCACTGTACTCTGCTTCAGGGTTCATTCCCTGGTACCATCTGTACACCTGGTATCTCCGAAGCAGATACATACGTCATCTATCATTTCACTGATACACAGGTCATGTGTACTCTTGAATCACACAGGCAATAATGCACCAGGGTCCAGGGGTAGAGATAGAGAGGTcatgaggtcaaggtcagaacAGGTTTGTCTGAAGCATGATCCTGATGAACTCTTCTTTGTCAATAACGCCGTCTCCATTGACGTCGGCCTCCTCGATCATCTCCTGCAGTTCCTTCTGCGTAAACTTTATGCCCACGTCTCGACACGCCTGGCGCAGGTTCTCCTGGGAGATGGAGCCCGTGTGGTCTGTAATGCACAGTGGGGgacacgtgagtgagtgagtgaatttacttttacgccgcacctaGCATTATCCCAGCtcttatggcggcggtctgtaaataatcgagtctggaccagacaatccagtgatcaacaaaatgagcctCGATCTggacaaatgggaaccgatgacatgaaaacatgtgaaATTAGGAAGCAAACACTGTTGTgtcgggtgagtgagtttagttttacgtcgctgttagcaatattccaacaaaaacGAAAAGTGATGACTACATACGGAATGCGCGTGGACCATGGTTTTACTTCGAGACAAGCATACCTTCGACACATCTGGGTTCGACTCAACCATGTTTgagtgtatttgtgtgtttgggATCATATATATCTGAGGTCCTGTGttattgaaaataaaaacacCAGATGTCTCGCACTGTGGACAGAAAATACTCATCACCTGTCTTGCAGATCGGTTTTAAAGAAATGCAGTTTGTTGTTTTCCTTTGTAATTAATTGTTAGGTCAGTGTTTGACAGGTAAACAGTTAAACAAACCCTGTCATACATTTACCAAagtcgaaaatatttttcatcctGTTTGTTTCAATAAGCATACATTCAAACACAGAAGTGTCAAGTCTAAGGACAAAAACGTAAAATATGTAGAGGCAATATAATATACtgggggaaaaaataaggaatcacaagaaagcacaagtgttccctaATTTTTTTTCCAGGTTCTTCACATACTATGCAATACaatgcttgtgaagaaacctggaaaaatacAAAGGAACACCTGTGCactcatgtgatcccttatttttttccctcagtatactTCGACACAACAGATTGTAATTTTAGCTGAATGCTGCCTGATCCTTGATGTATGATTTTACGTGCGTTTCACAGATCAACTTACCCTGATAGTATGTCAATACACGTCAACGAGTTCTCAAAACTGATAAACATACCAAAGATCATGTAAAAACGGGATTGATGGGAAAGTATGGCATTATTGTCCTTACAAACGAGCCAAGAATGCATGTGCGGAATACTCATCTGTGTCGAACATGTATTTctaaacacattttgaaatacaccAAGGCTCCCTTGAAAATGGGACTGTAGGAAAAAGAGATAATATTGCGCAAACACACTATGTACGACCaaatatatagaggatattttgttaatgttgtcaaaaaacatgtatatttcatcgaGTGGTCTGACAAGCTGATATGTCCACGAGTGAACATATCAACTTTGTCAGACCATGAGTAAGTCTGCAAAAGTGATACTCTACtcagtgaaataacatgttattctactcagtgaaaacatcatttttattttcatcagtatttacagtatttcactCTTAAAACTTTAATAAAAAGAATTATCACCTGTGTCGAACATGTTGAAGCCTTTCAGTATTTCCTCGTAAACATCTCTGTTGTCTCCCTGTCGGTCTATCACAGTCTCTAGGAACTCGTTGAAGTCAATCTTCCTGGAAACCAAGTAAAATCgtatatttatcatccaaaaccgtgttccacaggagatatcgcttgtgtgagatcatgtGATagctcctaggagatatcgctttgacagtagattttgcacaatgccctgacaatgctatgacgtcatgaacttgatgacgtcacaatgctatgatatGGTTGCACTACAAGTCTAATCCAAGTGCTGTCCACACATTtaattgaaaactaatgaagaatgattttggatgataaatagaatctcaccctcgtgtctactgatatcaattatatcaacactcgttgatattggtaaaaatatcctcggcaAGCCTCCGAAACTTTATCAGCTTGTGTtgaaatatttgatatcagtagacacttgggtgagattctctatgtaACGACCATACAAATTATGCGTTGGTTTGTTCgctgtcgcactcagcaatattcaagctatatcacggcggtgtgtaaataatggagtcttgaCCCGACAAtcatctacgcaattgggatacgatgacatgacacaaccaagtcggtgagaacgaccacccgatcccgatagtggCAGATCATGTCAAGCaagggtttctgaagaccaattctaacccagatcttcaccgTTTCCCTTATAAACGATTTTGATACTGACTTAATATTCTAATACCGTTTACAACGacttggtctgatgttttgattatgatcagcgttttaTTGAGTAGTATAAATTTATCAGTTTTCAAGGTAGACTGCAATTCGTcggtctgcttttgagccagCCGGACTTTAGAAGATATATTGCAAATATGGATCCCAATAAAGTAACTGAATAGTAAGTATGGACAATAAAATGGCACGCTGTAAATACTTCCGTCTAACATGAAGATATATATTTACACGCAGTAAACTAACGAATATTTTAGTTAATTGTGCAGAGTGAAGTCATTTTGGAAGAGTCCCGTATATACAGTGAATACTTACAGTACTGAGAATCATGCAGACATTACTGGGCAATTAAATCTCAGTATGACAGTCAGAAGACTCTTGATGTATGACATACTGACACATATGGCAAAACTCACGCTCTTCCCTTCAGACTAACGTCCGTTATCATTCTTCTCGCTTCCTCTCGCGAGATTTTGAAACCAAGGACACGCATGGCCTTTTTTAGTTCAAGAGGGCCGATGAACCTGCAATGAAGACACAAAGATatcacatagtgagtgagtgagtgagtggtgtttAGGCCGCTTTTATCGCGGAggtagacaccagaaattgagttcacacatagtacccatgttgggaatcgaacccgggtccgcATAATTCAGCGAGTATTTCTTATTTCTACACTGCCGCCGCTTAAAATCTTAGATAAAACGGGACATGACGTCGTTTTATATTGATCTTCATGGTTTCAAATCCCAAGATTGTCCTGATTTTGTTCCAAGGTTGTCAGCACAATGCATGTCCTCACAAGATTTGCCAGAGGGATTAACGTCAGTGTGTCTCACGGTCCCTGAACCGCCCTTTTTCCCCGTCTACTCATCCCTCTCTGCAATACATGTACTAAATCCCGTAATGAAACAGATCTATATATTTTCCTCAGGTTCCGAAGCTCATTTGTcattggggctccttttcaatttaaatagaagtataaatttattttctatcaatttaaataaattcagagACTAGACGTTAG is a window from the Haliotis asinina isolate JCU_RB_2024 chromosome 9, JCU_Hal_asi_v2, whole genome shotgun sequence genome containing:
- the LOC137296013 gene encoding uncharacterized protein, which encodes MPVKKKGKKKGKKGGKKVGTPRGPVDPLKPDYVPPPPKPGEKLVKLLTSHPVDEKEIHGIKVSSRVLEQLTAQEVRDLRVVFEIFDSSSTGFIGPLELKKAMRVLGFKISREEARRMITDVSLKGRAKIDFNEFLETVIDRQGDNRDVYEEILKGFNMFDTDHTGSISQENLRQACRDVGIKFTQKELQEMIEEADVNGDGVIDKEEFIRIMLQTNLF